In one Micromonospora polyrhachis genomic region, the following are encoded:
- a CDS encoding helix-turn-helix domain-containing protein: MATISGDLLTTGQVAKLLGSSRQQVVNLCERGELPFVKVGRHRRIKRDHVEALLRPKPELTRDQLKSLWLHQAVAGSLVTDPDEVLGKARENLDRLLRQHRETMTEVWLKRWQEKINEGVSVVLKVLTSDDPEAVELRQNSPFAGVLSQAQRKKVLESFTRSGWKRAA, translated from the coding sequence ATGGCGACAATAAGTGGAGACCTCCTGACCACCGGTCAGGTTGCCAAGCTGCTGGGGTCGTCGCGCCAGCAGGTGGTCAACCTGTGCGAGCGTGGAGAACTGCCGTTCGTAAAGGTCGGCAGGCATCGGAGAATCAAGCGGGACCATGTTGAGGCGCTGCTGCGCCCCAAGCCGGAGCTGACTCGTGATCAGCTCAAGTCGCTGTGGCTGCACCAAGCGGTAGCGGGCAGCTTGGTCACCGACCCGGACGAGGTACTGGGCAAGGCCAGGGAGAATCTCGATCGACTCCTCCGGCAGCACCGAGAGACCATGACCGAGGTGTGGCTGAAGCGCTGGCAGGAAAAGATCAACGAAGGCGTCAGTGTCGTCCTCAAGGTGCTGACCTCGGATGATCCGGAAGCTGTGGAGCTACGACAGAACTCGCCCTTTGCTGGGGTCCTATCACAGGCACAGCGCAAGAAGGTTCTTGAGTCCTTCACACGCAGCGGCTGGAAACGAGCGGCATGA
- a CDS encoding 2-hydroxyacid dehydrogenase, with product MRYLISHPDALAELGDLDVALYDGTQPVPANLNDVEFYAVPFGIIDPRFCEPIARMPRLKVVQTLTAGYDHVLPYLRPGVTLANGRGVHDTAVAELTVALILAARRRLPDFVQAKNESRWTPTWSTGLADARVLIVGYGSIGAAIERRLAGFEVEISRVARSARPGVQPISELPEMLPRADVVILATPLTPETEGLVDEDFLARMADGALLVNVARGRVVDTDALLAELNAGRLHAALDVTEPEPLPADHPLWSAPNLLISPHAGGLTAALAPRALRLLVDQVRRYAAGEPLANVVVAP from the coding sequence GTGCGCTACTTGATCTCCCACCCTGACGCGTTGGCCGAGCTTGGCGACTTGGACGTCGCGCTGTACGACGGCACGCAACCCGTGCCGGCAAACCTGAACGATGTCGAGTTCTACGCGGTTCCGTTTGGGATCATCGATCCACGCTTCTGCGAGCCGATCGCCCGGATGCCCCGGCTCAAAGTGGTGCAGACCCTGACCGCCGGCTACGACCATGTCCTGCCGTACCTGCGGCCCGGCGTGACCCTGGCCAACGGTCGGGGCGTACACGATACGGCCGTTGCCGAGCTGACTGTGGCGCTCATCCTTGCCGCCCGGCGCCGGCTGCCGGACTTCGTCCAGGCGAAGAACGAGAGCCGGTGGACCCCGACCTGGTCGACCGGGCTGGCGGACGCCCGGGTGCTGATCGTCGGGTACGGCTCGATCGGCGCCGCGATCGAGCGCCGGCTCGCCGGGTTCGAGGTGGAAATCAGCCGGGTGGCCCGGAGCGCCCGCCCCGGCGTACAGCCAATCTCCGAACTTCCGGAGATGCTGCCGCGAGCAGACGTCGTTATTCTGGCCACCCCACTGACCCCGGAGACCGAGGGGCTGGTGGACGAGGATTTCCTCGCCAGGATGGCCGACGGTGCCCTGCTGGTGAACGTGGCCCGGGGCCGGGTGGTGGATACCGATGCGCTCCTCGCCGAGCTGAACGCGGGCCGGCTGCACGCTGCTCTGGACGTCACAGAGCCCGAGCCGCTGCCCGCCGACCATCCACTGTGGTCCGCGCCGAATCTTCTGATCAGCCCACACGCCGGTGGCCTGACCGCCGCGTTGGCACCCCGAGCCCTGCGGCTGCTGGTTGACCAGGTCCGGCGGTACGCAGCCGGCGAGCCGCTCGCGAACGTCGTCGTCGCCCCGTAA
- a CDS encoding GbsR/MarR family transcriptional regulator, whose product MPGGRLTQQERQQIALGVADGLAYAEIARRLDRPTSTITREVMRNGGPTAYRADLAHRATEHRTRRRRQTAPRGPETTPQAYGRDPEAVREYEEVFATASMQGGMPKMEARVLVCLYTTDSGSLTASELASRLQVSPASISKATTFLEGQGFIRRERDQRRRDHYIVDDDVWYQSMMASAKALAQIVHASRQGVGILGPDTPAGARLENVARFLDFVNESTTRAAEQAREVLHTKPGAATGVVPD is encoded by the coding sequence ATGCCCGGAGGCAGACTCACCCAACAGGAACGCCAGCAAATCGCGCTGGGGGTGGCCGACGGCCTCGCCTACGCGGAGATCGCCAGGCGCCTCGACCGTCCGACCTCGACGATCACGCGTGAGGTGATGCGCAACGGCGGTCCCACCGCCTATCGAGCCGACCTGGCCCACCGCGCCACCGAACACCGCACCCGTCGGCGCAGACAAACCGCGCCCCGGGGGCCGGAGACAACCCCGCAGGCATACGGACGCGACCCCGAGGCCGTACGGGAATACGAGGAGGTGTTTGCCACCGCGTCCATGCAAGGAGGGATGCCCAAGATGGAGGCCCGGGTGTTGGTCTGCCTCTATACCACCGACTCGGGTAGCCTCACCGCGTCCGAACTCGCCTCGCGTCTCCAGGTCAGTCCGGCGTCCATCTCCAAGGCAACCACGTTCCTTGAGGGCCAGGGCTTCATCCGCCGGGAACGCGACCAACGTCGCCGCGATCACTACATCGTTGACGACGACGTCTGGTATCAGTCGATGATGGCCAGTGCCAAGGCTCTCGCCCAGATCGTCCATGCCTCCCGGCAGGGCGTCGGCATCCTTGGTCCCGACACCCCGGCCGGTGCCCGCCTCGAGAACGTCGCCCGCTTCCTCGACTTCGTCAACGAGAGCACCACCCGTGCCGCCGAGCAGGCCCGCGAAGTCCTGCACACGAAACCCGGAGCGGCCACGGGGGTGGTGCCAGACTGA
- a CDS encoding DUF6036 family nucleotidyltransferase: MRREQLEHVLRSACQIAGDPDVLVIGSQSVLGAIPESRLPLEATASMEVDVAFFNDPDDQKADQVDGAIGEFSFHEMNGYYAQGVSVSTATLPEGWQDRLVLVESQSTQPGRGYTLEPHDCVVSKLVAGREKDYAFADALIRAGLIEPAVVAERIEMVDVRPLVLKRLRDWITMHLPVI; the protein is encoded by the coding sequence ATGAGACGCGAGCAACTGGAGCATGTCCTGCGGTCCGCGTGCCAAATCGCCGGAGACCCGGACGTCCTCGTCATCGGCAGCCAGTCGGTGCTGGGGGCGATCCCGGAGAGCAGACTTCCGCTAGAAGCCACCGCCTCGATGGAGGTCGACGTGGCATTCTTCAATGACCCGGACGACCAAAAGGCTGACCAGGTCGACGGCGCTATCGGCGAGTTCTCATTTCACGAGATGAACGGCTACTACGCCCAGGGCGTAAGCGTGTCGACCGCTACGTTGCCCGAGGGGTGGCAGGATCGGCTAGTTCTGGTGGAGTCTCAGAGCACCCAACCGGGGCGCGGCTACACGCTCGAACCACACGACTGCGTCGTGTCCAAGCTGGTAGCTGGCAGGGAGAAGGACTACGCCTTCGCCGACGCGCTGATCCGAGCCGGGCTCATCGAACCAGCAGTAGTCGCCGAGCGGATCGAAATGGTCGACGTCCGCCCATTGGTGCTGAAACGGCTGAGGGACTGGATCACCATGCACCTGCCGGTAATCTGA
- the cutA gene encoding divalent-cation tolerance protein CutA produces the protein MTSYLEVSTATATQDEAIRLAESAVTARLAGNAQVIGPVVSVFWHLGERGTGQEWRLLLYTTERRYEDLEAYLLAHHPWDNPQVTATSIVAGSATCLEWLRKSVDDE, from the coding sequence GTGACCAGCTACCTTGAGGTATCGACAGCAACTGCAACGCAAGACGAGGCAATCAGGCTCGCGGAATCTGCCGTCACCGCCCGTTTAGCAGGAAATGCACAGGTCATCGGCCCGGTGGTTAGCGTGTTTTGGCATCTTGGTGAACGTGGTACTGGCCAGGAGTGGCGGTTGTTGCTGTACACCACGGAGAGGCGATATGAAGATCTAGAAGCATACTTGTTGGCACATCACCCGTGGGATAACCCACAGGTTACTGCCACCTCGATCGTGGCAGGCTCCGCTACCTGTCTGGAGTGGCTACGCAAGTCTGTCGATGATGAATGA
- a CDS encoding serine hydrolase domain-containing protein yields the protein MNTTQDFQVATAASVAVPQATAGQDRPELQKVIQDIVDSGFVGVQLRVNDERGEWVGSAGAAELGGDEKPPPNGHHRIGSNTKTFIATLVLQLVAEGKIGLDDPAANHLPEFGLDERITVRMLLQHTSGVFNFTGEFYEDGTVVPGIIWSGQEWVDNRFKTYQPEELVRLALSKPARFEPGADWSYSNTNYVLARLLIEKVTGRSYAEEMQRLILEPLGLRDTVAPTTESEISEPHAHAYYRYEEEGQEKTVDVTQQNPSWISSGGDMISTTQDLHTFISALMAGKLLPPPLLAEMCDPHPKVGYGLGVFVQDTGPNNGGTIITHNGGISGHAALMYSTPDGSKTLTAALNYVDDATMSLAVEFQKATQRLVKEVFGGGQAESAGEASKADEAGETDEAAEPAQPTN from the coding sequence ATGAACACCACCCAGGACTTCCAGGTCGCCACCGCGGCCAGTGTGGCCGTGCCGCAGGCCACTGCCGGGCAGGATCGCCCAGAGCTGCAGAAGGTCATCCAGGACATCGTTGATTCCGGTTTCGTCGGGGTGCAGCTACGCGTGAACGATGAGCGTGGCGAGTGGGTCGGCAGCGCCGGGGCGGCCGAGCTGGGCGGGGACGAGAAGCCGCCGCCGAACGGGCACCATCGGATTGGCAGCAACACCAAGACGTTCATCGCGACTCTCGTGCTGCAACTGGTCGCCGAGGGCAAAATCGGCCTGGACGACCCGGCCGCCAACCACCTACCCGAGTTCGGGCTGGACGAGCGGATCACGGTGCGGATGCTGCTACAGCACACCAGCGGGGTGTTCAACTTCACGGGTGAGTTCTACGAGGACGGGACAGTCGTGCCGGGGATCATCTGGTCCGGCCAGGAGTGGGTGGACAACCGGTTCAAGACCTACCAGCCGGAGGAGCTGGTACGGCTGGCGTTGTCCAAGCCGGCACGGTTCGAGCCGGGCGCGGACTGGAGCTACTCCAACACCAACTACGTCCTGGCCAGGCTGCTGATCGAGAAGGTCACCGGCCGCTCGTACGCCGAGGAGATGCAGCGGCTGATCCTGGAGCCACTCGGGTTGCGGGACACCGTGGCACCGACCACCGAGTCGGAGATCTCCGAGCCGCACGCCCACGCCTACTACCGGTACGAAGAAGAAGGCCAGGAAAAGACGGTCGACGTCACCCAGCAGAACCCGTCCTGGATCTCCAGCGGTGGTGACATGATCTCGACCACCCAGGACCTCCACACGTTCATCTCCGCGCTGATGGCCGGCAAGCTCCTGCCGCCCCCGCTGCTGGCCGAGATGTGCGACCCGCATCCCAAGGTCGGCTACGGGCTGGGGGTGTTCGTGCAGGACACGGGCCCGAACAACGGCGGCACCATCATCACCCACAACGGTGGGATCTCCGGCCACGCGGCTCTGATGTACAGCACGCCCGACGGCAGTAAGACCCTGACCGCCGCGCTCAACTATGTCGACGACGCCACTATGTCCCTGGCAGTGGAATTCCAGAAGGCGACGCAGCGACTCGTCAAGGAGGTGTTCGGCGGTGGGCAAGCCGAGTCGGCGGGCGAGGCAAGCAAGGCCGACGAGGCGGGCGAAACCGACGAGGCGGCCGAGCCAGCTCAGCCTACGAACTAA
- a CDS encoding fluoride efflux transporter FluC — protein MSWGSALPHPRHRTFPGSPLWSTWWVPLLLGAVMALLAAHRLPGPWGKPFLATGVIGGFTTWSHFIVEADQLIGAQRTGVGIAYLVASIVGGVFTAALGARLAELRVGRPTGGRS, from the coding sequence ATGTCCTGGGGCTCGGCCTTGCCCCACCCACGCCACCGGACTTTCCCTGGGTCACCTTTGTGGTCAACCTGGTGGGTGCCTTTGCTTCTCGGTGCCGTGATGGCGCTGCTCGCGGCGCACCGGCTGCCGGGGCCGTGGGGTAAGCCCTTTCTCGCGACCGGTGTCATCGGCGGCTTCACCACCTGGTCGCACTTCATCGTCGAGGCCGATCAACTGATTGGGGCGCAGCGCACCGGAGTGGGCATCGCCTACCTCGTCGCGAGCATCGTCGGTGGAGTGTTCACCGCAGCGCTCGGCGCTCGTCTTGCGGAACTCCGGGTGGGGCGGCCGACGGGCGGGCGATCGTGA
- a CDS encoding oxidoreductase, producing MTANLTLHPDIELPLAPLLEPVTFAGMSLASRFVMAPMTRFHSPGGVPAPEVAQYYRRRAENGVGLIVTEGIWVDHPTAGHEDTVPRMTAGAAEASWRHVVDEVHAVGGRIAAQLWHLGSLREPVDGVTSWTPSGVPEPGRPASHPMTVVDIDELLESYAEAARVAARAGFDAVEIHAAHGYLLDEFLWPFTNRRTDAYGGSPARRAAFPAAVVRAVRANFPADRPVIVRFSQFKERQFDARIAESPAELDTILTAFAEAGASALHASQRRFWQPAFPGSELNLAGWAKRLTGLPTITVGSVGLTRDFLRPGSPESVSGLVQRVAAGEFDLVALGRILLGNPAWVTHTAAGRLDDIFDYQKSHEDTYH from the coding sequence ATGACAGCGAACCTCACCCTTCACCCCGACATCGAACTGCCACTGGCACCGCTGCTCGAACCGGTCACGTTCGCCGGTATGTCGTTGGCCTCCCGGTTCGTCATGGCACCGATGACCCGGTTCCACTCTCCGGGCGGGGTGCCCGCCCCCGAAGTGGCCCAGTACTACCGGCGTCGGGCCGAGAACGGCGTCGGGCTCATCGTCACCGAGGGGATCTGGGTCGACCATCCCACCGCCGGTCACGAGGACACCGTGCCGAGGATGACCGCGGGTGCTGCCGAAGCGAGTTGGCGGCACGTGGTCGACGAGGTGCACGCGGTCGGCGGTCGGATCGCCGCGCAGCTGTGGCACCTGGGCAGCCTGCGTGAGCCGGTCGACGGGGTGACGTCGTGGACGCCGTCGGGGGTGCCTGAGCCGGGTCGGCCGGCGAGCCATCCGATGACGGTCGTGGATATCGACGAGCTGCTGGAGTCGTACGCCGAGGCGGCCCGGGTCGCGGCCAGGGCCGGATTCGACGCGGTCGAGATCCACGCCGCGCACGGCTACCTGCTGGACGAGTTCCTGTGGCCGTTCACCAACCGGCGCACCGACGCGTACGGCGGCTCACCGGCACGGCGGGCGGCGTTCCCGGCTGCGGTGGTGCGTGCCGTCCGCGCGAACTTCCCCGCAGACCGGCCGGTGATCGTGCGGTTCTCGCAGTTCAAGGAGCGGCAGTTCGACGCCCGGATCGCGGAGAGCCCCGCTGAGCTGGACACGATACTGACCGCGTTCGCCGAGGCCGGCGCGAGCGCGTTGCACGCGTCTCAGCGGCGGTTCTGGCAGCCGGCGTTCCCCGGCTCCGAACTGAACCTTGCCGGCTGGGCCAAGCGGCTCACCGGACTGCCCACGATCACGGTGGGCTCGGTCGGTTTGACCCGTGACTTCCTGCGACCGGGCAGCCCCGAGTCCGTCTCCGGCCTGGTTCAGCGGGTGGCGGCCGGCGAGTTCGACCTTGTCGCGCTCGGCCGGATCCTGCTGGGCAACCCCGCCTGGGTCACCCACACCGCTGCGGGACGACTCGACGATATTTTCGACTACCAGAAGTCCCACGAGGACACGTACCACTGA
- a CDS encoding DUF4097 family beta strand repeat-containing protein, producing the protein MQKFDTTAPISAVLDIPAGRIRFIAADRADTTVEILPTDASKGRDVKMAEQTKVKYGDGVLRIEAPAVKNKVLGPSSGSVEVTVQLPAGSRVEAKAASAEFRGVGRLGDVAIEGAQGSVKLDETESALLTLLAGDISVGRLGGSAEISTAKGDIRIAEAVRGTVVLRTEAGEVSVGAAAGVSASLDAGTSYGRIQNSLKNSEGVAAQLNIQATTSYGNIVARSL; encoded by the coding sequence ATGCAGAAGTTCGACACCACCGCCCCGATCTCCGCCGTCCTGGACATCCCCGCAGGGCGCATCCGGTTCATCGCCGCCGACCGGGCCGACACCACGGTGGAGATTCTGCCCACCGACGCATCGAAGGGCCGCGACGTGAAGATGGCGGAGCAGACCAAGGTCAAGTACGGCGACGGCGTCCTGCGGATCGAGGCCCCCGCGGTGAAGAACAAAGTCCTCGGCCCTTCTTCCGGATCCGTCGAGGTGACGGTCCAGCTACCCGCTGGCTCCCGGGTCGAGGCAAAGGCCGCCAGCGCCGAATTCCGGGGCGTCGGACGGCTCGGCGACGTCGCCATCGAGGGCGCGCAGGGCTCGGTCAAGCTCGACGAAACTGAAAGCGCCCTTCTCACCCTCCTCGCCGGGGATATCTCGGTGGGCCGCCTGGGCGGCTCTGCGGAAATCAGCACCGCAAAGGGCGACATCCGCATCGCTGAGGCCGTACGCGGCACGGTCGTGCTGCGTACCGAGGCCGGCGAGGTGTCGGTCGGCGCCGCCGCCGGAGTCTCGGCCTCCCTGGACGCCGGCACCTCCTACGGTCGGATCCAGAACTCACTCAAGAACAGCGAAGGTGTCGCCGCCCAGCTCAACATCCAAGCGACCACCTCCTACGGCAACATCGTCGCCCGCAGCCTCTGA
- a CDS encoding helix-turn-helix domain-containing protein, whose protein sequence is MSQFDASSFASRLRQLRASRGLSLRALAGVSYYAKSYIHELETGRKQPTHQVAQRIDDALDAGGELVAMVDVRPEGVRRRSLVAAAGIAAALPRALLDGGPKLGSSVPRQLLDRTARLRRVDDYLGGIDTYSMYVSELDSTLRLVKECSYSEVTGRDLLAVVSEQAQMAGWAAFDAGRHGEADRLYRLSLDAAHDGASAALAANAMAFQAYGATGKKATELAIAACEIADKEATPRVRTLLHTRKAWALAVAGDVGETETHLNIGAAALTEQDDRPEPDWVYWVDETEVEIMTGRCWAILRRPVRAIPALELALSVYDDTHGRDKSLYLLWLADAYIDANEIEQACEAVSRAMKLSVGVGSVRPGSRLQAVLDRLAIEPLLPCVADVMAEATEFIHHRQTCVATPDR, encoded by the coding sequence ATGTCACAATTCGATGCGTCATCGTTCGCCAGCCGCCTACGGCAATTGCGCGCTTCGCGCGGCCTGTCCCTTCGCGCCTTAGCAGGGGTCAGCTACTACGCGAAGAGCTATATTCACGAGTTAGAGACTGGGCGTAAGCAGCCCACGCATCAAGTCGCACAGCGGATTGATGATGCGCTCGACGCGGGTGGCGAGTTGGTGGCAATGGTTGACGTGCGGCCAGAGGGGGTGCGGCGACGTAGCCTGGTCGCGGCAGCGGGCATCGCTGCCGCCCTTCCTCGTGCTCTCCTTGATGGCGGGCCGAAACTAGGCTCAAGCGTTCCTCGACAGCTTCTCGACCGTACTGCCCGACTCCGGCGTGTCGACGATTACCTTGGCGGTATTGATACCTATTCAATGTACGTATCTGAGCTTGACTCTACACTCCGATTGGTCAAGGAGTGCTCGTATTCAGAGGTCACTGGTCGTGATCTGTTGGCGGTCGTCTCGGAGCAGGCGCAAATGGCAGGTTGGGCAGCGTTCGATGCTGGGCGGCATGGTGAAGCGGACCGCTTATACCGACTGAGCCTCGATGCTGCCCATGACGGGGCGAGTGCGGCGCTTGCTGCGAATGCAATGGCGTTTCAGGCTTATGGGGCGACCGGGAAGAAGGCCACGGAGTTGGCCATCGCTGCGTGCGAAATCGCCGACAAAGAGGCTACTCCTCGTGTGCGGACGCTCCTCCATACGCGTAAAGCGTGGGCGCTCGCGGTGGCTGGAGATGTTGGCGAAACCGAAACTCATCTGAATATTGGGGCTGCGGCACTGACGGAGCAAGATGATCGGCCAGAGCCCGATTGGGTCTATTGGGTCGATGAGACCGAGGTCGAGATCATGACGGGCAGATGCTGGGCAATCCTGCGCCGTCCAGTGCGGGCGATACCTGCTCTTGAATTGGCGCTCAGCGTCTACGACGATACGCATGGAAGAGACAAGTCTCTCTACCTACTGTGGTTAGCGGATGCCTATATCGACGCGAACGAAATCGAGCAGGCATGCGAAGCGGTAAGTAGAGCTATGAAGTTGTCTGTAGGTGTTGGCTCGGTCCGTCCGGGTAGTCGACTCCAGGCTGTCCTTGATCGCCTAGCGATCGAGCCTCTGCTCCCCTGTGTCGCCGACGTAATGGCGGAGGCGACGGAGTTCATTCATCATCGACAGACTTGCGTAGCCACTCCAGACAGGTAG
- a CDS encoding MerR family transcriptional regulator produces the protein MRIGELAARTGVSARSIRYYEEQGLLVSTRTASGQRVFAEAAVERVVLIQRLFDAGLSSKRMYELLPCMTNPDIRTSWLTDRLCAERERIVAEMAQLARTVSALDRIVDDMAVAERAEGRSARVAVG, from the coding sequence ATGCGAATCGGCGAGCTGGCGGCCCGGACCGGGGTGAGCGCGCGGTCCATCCGGTACTACGAGGAACAGGGGCTGCTCGTGTCGACGCGGACGGCGAGCGGCCAGCGGGTCTTCGCGGAGGCGGCGGTCGAGCGGGTCGTTCTGATTCAGCGGCTGTTCGACGCCGGCCTGAGCAGCAAGCGCATGTACGAGTTGCTGCCCTGCATGACGAACCCGGACATTCGTACGTCGTGGTTGACCGATCGGCTGTGTGCGGAGCGGGAGCGCATCGTCGCGGAGATGGCCCAGCTCGCCCGTACGGTGTCGGCGCTGGACCGCATCGTCGACGACATGGCCGTCGCCGAACGGGCCGAAGGGCGCTCCGCTCGCGTCGCCGTGGGATGA
- a CDS encoding TlrC/CarA/OleB/SrmB family ABC-F type ribosomal protection protein has protein sequence MRTGHSAPEAQLALSDVTKRYDDNVLLDRVSLTIRPGEKVGVIGDNGSGKSTLLRLLAGRDRPDNGSVTVVAPGGVGYLAQSLDLPDHAIVGDAIDLALADIRNLEQQIRHAEAGLADATADGLAEYARLVAEFEARDGYLADARVEIALHGLGQPGLDRDRPLGTLSGGQRSRLALAATLAAAPELLLLDEPTNDLDDAAIDWLEEYLRRHQGTMVAVTHDRAFLDRVTTTILEVDHDLHAVHRYGNGYTGYLAAKAAARARWTQEYEQWRADVARQSVLAESNSVRLTAIPRKLPRGFSGAGAFRARSRTHGAMSRIRNAQERLQRLTTDPVPPPPRPLSFTARITSEVTGDSGPVAELTEVRVVGRLHVPALRIEPGQRLLVTGPNGAGKTTLLRVLAGDLAPDSGAVHRTGRVGWLRQGIRSGVDDRRTVLAAFAAGRPGVPDEYADTLLGLGLFRAADLGKPVRTLSVGQRRRLDLARLVCEPTDLLLLDEPTNHLSPALVEELEQALADYRGALVLVTHDRRLRATFTGPVLALTNSRVSQLQAV, from the coding sequence ATGCGTACCGGTCATTCCGCGCCTGAGGCGCAACTGGCCCTGTCCGATGTGACCAAGCGATACGACGACAATGTCCTGCTCGACCGGGTCTCGCTCACCATCAGGCCCGGCGAGAAGGTCGGGGTGATCGGGGACAACGGTTCCGGAAAGTCGACCCTGCTGCGGCTGCTCGCCGGCCGGGATCGCCCCGACAACGGGTCGGTGACCGTCGTCGCGCCCGGCGGCGTCGGCTACCTGGCCCAGTCCCTGGACCTACCCGACCACGCGATCGTGGGTGATGCCATCGATCTCGCACTGGCCGACATACGCAACCTGGAGCAGCAGATCCGGCACGCCGAGGCCGGGCTGGCCGACGCCACTGCCGACGGCTTGGCCGAATACGCCCGGCTGGTCGCCGAGTTCGAGGCACGCGACGGTTACCTGGCCGACGCCCGGGTGGAGATCGCGCTGCACGGACTGGGACAACCCGGCCTCGATCGGGACCGGCCGCTCGGCACGCTGTCGGGCGGGCAGCGGTCCCGGCTGGCGTTGGCCGCGACCCTGGCCGCCGCACCGGAACTGCTGCTGCTGGACGAACCCACCAACGATCTCGACGATGCGGCGATCGACTGGCTGGAGGAATATCTGCGGCGCCACCAGGGGACGATGGTCGCGGTCACGCACGACCGGGCGTTTCTCGACCGGGTGACCACGACGATCCTGGAGGTCGACCACGACCTGCACGCCGTACACCGGTACGGCAACGGCTACACCGGCTACCTGGCCGCCAAGGCTGCGGCGCGGGCACGGTGGACCCAGGAGTACGAGCAGTGGCGCGCCGACGTGGCGCGGCAGTCCGTACTGGCCGAATCCAACAGCGTCCGGTTGACGGCCATCCCGCGTAAGCTCCCGCGCGGCTTCAGCGGCGCAGGTGCGTTCCGGGCCAGGTCCCGGACACACGGGGCGATGAGCCGGATTCGTAACGCCCAGGAACGGTTGCAGCGACTCACTACCGATCCGGTGCCACCGCCACCCCGACCGCTGAGCTTCACCGCCCGCATCACCAGCGAGGTGACCGGAGACAGCGGTCCGGTCGCCGAACTGACCGAGGTACGGGTGGTCGGTCGACTACACGTGCCAGCGCTACGGATAGAGCCCGGCCAGCGGCTGCTCGTCACCGGTCCCAACGGTGCGGGCAAGACCACCCTGCTCCGGGTCCTGGCCGGTGACCTCGCCCCCGACTCCGGCGCGGTCCATCGGACGGGACGGGTCGGTTGGCTGCGTCAGGGGATCCGGTCCGGGGTGGACGATCGGCGTACTGTCCTGGCGGCCTTCGCCGCAGGGCGTCCGGGAGTCCCGGACGAGTACGCCGACACGTTGCTCGGCCTGGGGCTCTTCCGCGCTGCCGACCTCGGCAAACCAGTCCGTACGCTCTCCGTCGGCCAGCGGCGTCGGCTCGATCTGGCCCGGTTGGTCTGCGAACCCACGGACCTGCTGCTCCTCGACGAGCCGACCAACCACCTGTCACCCGCGCTGGTCGAGGAACTGGAACAGGCACTGGCGGACTATCGGGGCGCACTGGTGCTCGTCACACACGACCGCCGGCTACGTGCCACCTTCACCGGCCCGGTTCTCGCGCTTACGAATAGCCGGGTGTCGCAGTTGCAAGCGGTCTAG
- a CDS encoding fluoride efflux transporter FluC, translating into MGIAVFLAGRLGALARAGVDALVKPWWKARVTGASRAFPASTFLINVSGAFLLGIVTGYAAKNASGGAQDFAAVVGVGFLGAYTTFSTEEFQRLGLLRKNSAVQAFNVLGGLCASLVLAAFGLWLGGLI; encoded by the coding sequence GTGGGCATTGCGGTGTTCCTGGCGGGCAGGCTCGGGGCGCTGGCCCGTGCCGGTGTTGACGCGCTGGTGAAGCCATGGTGGAAGGCGCGGGTCACCGGGGCCAGTAGGGCATTTCCGGCGAGCACATTTCTGATCAACGTCTCCGGTGCCTTTCTGCTCGGCATCGTCACCGGCTATGCCGCGAAGAACGCCTCCGGCGGAGCGCAGGACTTCGCCGCGGTCGTCGGAGTCGGCTTCCTTGGTGCCTACACCACCTTCTCCACCGAGGAGTTTCAGAGGCTGGGACTGCTGCGCAAGAACTCCGCCGTCCAGGCATTCAACGTGCTCGGCGGCCTCTGCGCGAGCCTTGTGCTGGCCGCGTTCGGCCTGTGGCTCGGCGGTCTGATCTAG